The genomic interval TTCTATATCTAATCCCCAAACTTCCTTTAATTGATCTTCAATAGAAAAGCCTTGTAGTTTTGTTCGATAGTTTACAATTCGCTCGGAGAAAGCGGCTCCGATTCCGCTTATAGTTCTAAAATCCTGGGCAGTTGCTTTATTGATATCTGTAGTAGATACTTTCTTTTCCTTCTTTTTATAATAAGTTTGATTTCTACCTGAAGATGATGGGCTAGAATTTTGTTTGACAACCCAATCTGGAAACTTAAAATACGGTGCTATTTTATTTAATAATGAATCGGATATAAGGGTTACTTTCTGAAACTCAATTTTAGAGTTGACAAATTTATTTGTTTTTCTAAATGTTAATAACCTGTCTATTTCTTTTATAGACATGCCTAATTGTTCTCCTTTACTATCTGTGATATAATTAGGATTAAAAGGATAAATTTTAGGTTTTCTATTCTCTATTTCAATAGTTCGTAAACTGTCTATTTGTTGATGAAATGCTAAAACCTGTTTAGAATTGATGTCTATTTTGTCATCCGAAGAAAAATTACCAAAGACAATTACCGATTGTACGATAAGGATAAGTAGGATTAAAAAGAAAATCCCATTTCTTTGGCTTTTGTGATACCAGAAATGGGATTTTAATATTTTCATAAAAAGTGATTTATGCTTCTGTCCTAGACTTTATAGCAGCCATGTACTTATTTAGTTCTTCTTTTACTTTAGGCGCAAGAATAATTAAACCGATCATAT from Polaribacter sejongensis carries:
- a CDS encoding helix-hairpin-helix domain-containing protein — encoded protein: MKILKSHFWYHKSQRNGIFFLILLILIVQSVIVFGNFSSDDKIDINSKQVLAFHQQIDSLRTIEIENRKPKIYPFNPNYITDSKGEQLGMSIKEIDRLLTFRKTNKFVNSKIEFQKVTLISDSLLNKIAPYFKFPDWVVKQNSSPSSSGRNQTYYKKKEKKVSTTDINKATAQDFRTISGIGAAFSERIVNYRTKLQGFSIEDQLKEVWGLDIEVANKVLSKFKIVEKPIINKINVNTASFKALLKNPYIDYSLCKKIFEYRDEVAELQNISELKNIIDFPLDKYDRIVLYLMAE